One window from the genome of Lasioglossum baleicum chromosome 9, iyLasBale1, whole genome shotgun sequence encodes:
- the LOC143211787 gene encoding UDP-glucuronosyltransferase 2B31 isoform X1, with product MSIYRYMCAACILPVSRNFGLDLKSNIKKADSVTLFLDIEVTLSGYPYNDVYITDRQFMRSHIMFALVKFCACLCFIHIVVGSTLTEPPQSAVVVAFEDVYDLSLLANTLSDEGIDATLIIPEQYQSDLYENLIAVELVLLTVEIDHSAYPENKAIKICEAFLKDEQIAKKISEIQPTFVVFPGLRHDGCLLPWSRVIQSIPVIWTRNRDEEVYVFEYTGAALPVQSTGFWTRLRTSLSRKSIFSVARDEYAVYALRIGGKYLPETGLNLDNLYTDVRLILWGSDVVLRSDFASLTPLIVEVGCHHCRAAYLLPEKLHELVVSFKLGIIPIFLDDGHETMIEEMARTLPQGRDGLAVVYKTKGWQSSNKPENLFIPVTADRQDLIGNARAKVVLSHCADTELLECGFHGTPVICFPRNAHESKNAARAVQLGFARSVEDIRAISGSELTNMVVQMHQIMNYRENARRVSVAIRDRINPAVDRLTHWLRYMARAKDRNLEFLTAISPARTPNEDLEFLLGSFVGCIVGICVTVGCMLAWYLFISKRAQLSKGRYAQ from the exons ATGTCCATATACAGATACATGTGTGCTGCATGTATTCTACCGGTTTCTCGGAACTTCGGTTTGGATCTGAAAAGTAACATTAAAAAGGCGGATTCGGTAACATTATTCCTTGATATAGAAGTCACGTTATCGGGTTATCCTTACAATGACGTATATATTACTGACAGACAGTTTATG CGTTCGCACATAATGTTCGCGCTGGTCAAATTCTGCGCGTGCCTTTGCTTCATTCACATCGTTGTCGGTTCGACCTTGACCGAACCGCCGCAATCGGCAGTGGTTGTTGCATTCGAGGATGTCTACGATTTGTCATTGCTAGCCAATACTTTATCGGATGAAGGAATCGATGCGACTCTGATCATACCGGAACAGTATCAGTCCGATCTCTACGAGAATTTGATCGCAGTGGAACTGGTGTTGTTGACGGTCGAAATAGATCACTCCGCGTATCCCGAAAACAAAGCAATCAAGATTTGCGAGGCTTTTTTGAAGGATGAGCAGATCGCCAAGAAAATATCGGAAATTCAACCCACGTTCGTCGTATTTCCTGGCCTTAG GCACGACGGTTGCTTGTTACCATGGTCGAGGGTGATTCAGTCGATACCAGTGATATGGACGCGAAACCGGGACGAAGAGGTCTACGTGTTCGAATACACCGGCGCTGCTTTGCCGGTTCAGAGTACAGGATTTTGGACGAGGTTGCGGACAAGTCTTTCACGGAAGTCAATATTCTCGGTGGCTAGGGACGAGTACGCTGTGTATGCTCTCCGGATAGGGGGAAAATACTTGCCAGAGACCGGTCTCAATTTAGACAATCTTTACACGGATGTTCGCCTCATACTCTGGGGCAGCGATGTCGTCCTGCGCTCGGATTTCGCTTCGCTCACGCCGCTGATAGTCGAA GTTGGCTGTCATCACTGTAGGGCAGCATACCTGCTTCCAGAAAAACTGCACGAATTAGTGGTGAGCTTCAAGTTGGGTATAATTCCGATTTTCTTGGATGATGGTCATGAGACGATGATTGAGGAGATGGCACGAACATTACCACAAGGCAGGGACGGCTTAGCGGTGGTTTACAAGACCAAAGGGTGGCAAAGCTCAAATAAACCAGAGAATCTTTTTATTCCTGTTACGGCTGATCGGCAAGACCTGATAG GTAACGCGCGCGCGAAAGTGGTGTTGAGTCATTGCGCCGACACCGAACTTTTAGAATGCGGCTTTCATGGGACACCGGTGATATGTTTCCCCAGGAATGCCCACGAATCGAAGAATGCTGCTCGCGCGGTACAATTAGGCTTCGCGCGTTCTGTAGAGGATATTCGCGCCATCTCTGGTTCGGAGCTGACAAACATGGTGGTGCAGATGCACCAGATCATGAATTATCGGGAGAACGCGCGGAGAGTTTCCGTGGCCATCCGCGACAGGATAAATCCTGCTGTAGACAGACTGACTCACTGGCTCCGTTATATGGCACGGGCCAAGGATAGAAACTTGGAGTtcttgacggcgatcagcccgGCAAGAACGCCTAACGAAGACCTGGAATTTTTACTCGGTTCATTCGTGGGCTGTATAGTGGGGATTTGCGTGACCGTCGGTTGCATGTTGGCATGGTATCTCTTTATATCGAAGAGGGCGCAACTGTCTAAGGGAAGGTACGCCCAGTAA
- the LOC143211787 gene encoding UDP-glucuronosyltransferase 2B31 isoform X2 produces the protein MKKADRFLCLNQEELGNIRELFNAGLSLHRIVPRRVPFLSSQRSHIMFALVKFCACLCFIHIVVGSTLTEPPQSAVVVAFEDVYDLSLLANTLSDEGIDATLIIPEQYQSDLYENLIAVELVLLTVEIDHSAYPENKAIKICEAFLKDEQIAKKISEIQPTFVVFPGLRHDGCLLPWSRVIQSIPVIWTRNRDEEVYVFEYTGAALPVQSTGFWTRLRTSLSRKSIFSVARDEYAVYALRIGGKYLPETGLNLDNLYTDVRLILWGSDVVLRSDFASLTPLIVEVGCHHCRAAYLLPEKLHELVVSFKLGIIPIFLDDGHETMIEEMARTLPQGRDGLAVVYKTKGWQSSNKPENLFIPVTADRQDLIGNARAKVVLSHCADTELLECGFHGTPVICFPRNAHESKNAARAVQLGFARSVEDIRAISGSELTNMVVQMHQIMNYRENARRVSVAIRDRINPAVDRLTHWLRYMARAKDRNLEFLTAISPARTPNEDLEFLLGSFVGCIVGICVTVGCMLAWYLFISKRAQLSKGRYAQ, from the exons ATGAAGAAGGCAGATCGATTTTTGTGTTTAAATCAAGAAGAATTAGGAAATATACGAGAACTATTTAATGCTGGTTTATCGCTACATCGCATCGTTCCGAGACGTGTTCCTTTTTTATCCTCT CAGCGTTCGCACATAATGTTCGCGCTGGTCAAATTCTGCGCGTGCCTTTGCTTCATTCACATCGTTGTCGGTTCGACCTTGACCGAACCGCCGCAATCGGCAGTGGTTGTTGCATTCGAGGATGTCTACGATTTGTCATTGCTAGCCAATACTTTATCGGATGAAGGAATCGATGCGACTCTGATCATACCGGAACAGTATCAGTCCGATCTCTACGAGAATTTGATCGCAGTGGAACTGGTGTTGTTGACGGTCGAAATAGATCACTCCGCGTATCCCGAAAACAAAGCAATCAAGATTTGCGAGGCTTTTTTGAAGGATGAGCAGATCGCCAAGAAAATATCGGAAATTCAACCCACGTTCGTCGTATTTCCTGGCCTTAG GCACGACGGTTGCTTGTTACCATGGTCGAGGGTGATTCAGTCGATACCAGTGATATGGACGCGAAACCGGGACGAAGAGGTCTACGTGTTCGAATACACCGGCGCTGCTTTGCCGGTTCAGAGTACAGGATTTTGGACGAGGTTGCGGACAAGTCTTTCACGGAAGTCAATATTCTCGGTGGCTAGGGACGAGTACGCTGTGTATGCTCTCCGGATAGGGGGAAAATACTTGCCAGAGACCGGTCTCAATTTAGACAATCTTTACACGGATGTTCGCCTCATACTCTGGGGCAGCGATGTCGTCCTGCGCTCGGATTTCGCTTCGCTCACGCCGCTGATAGTCGAA GTTGGCTGTCATCACTGTAGGGCAGCATACCTGCTTCCAGAAAAACTGCACGAATTAGTGGTGAGCTTCAAGTTGGGTATAATTCCGATTTTCTTGGATGATGGTCATGAGACGATGATTGAGGAGATGGCACGAACATTACCACAAGGCAGGGACGGCTTAGCGGTGGTTTACAAGACCAAAGGGTGGCAAAGCTCAAATAAACCAGAGAATCTTTTTATTCCTGTTACGGCTGATCGGCAAGACCTGATAG GTAACGCGCGCGCGAAAGTGGTGTTGAGTCATTGCGCCGACACCGAACTTTTAGAATGCGGCTTTCATGGGACACCGGTGATATGTTTCCCCAGGAATGCCCACGAATCGAAGAATGCTGCTCGCGCGGTACAATTAGGCTTCGCGCGTTCTGTAGAGGATATTCGCGCCATCTCTGGTTCGGAGCTGACAAACATGGTGGTGCAGATGCACCAGATCATGAATTATCGGGAGAACGCGCGGAGAGTTTCCGTGGCCATCCGCGACAGGATAAATCCTGCTGTAGACAGACTGACTCACTGGCTCCGTTATATGGCACGGGCCAAGGATAGAAACTTGGAGTtcttgacggcgatcagcccgGCAAGAACGCCTAACGAAGACCTGGAATTTTTACTCGGTTCATTCGTGGGCTGTATAGTGGGGATTTGCGTGACCGTCGGTTGCATGTTGGCATGGTATCTCTTTATATCGAAGAGGGCGCAACTGTCTAAGGGAAGGTACGCCCAGTAA
- the LOC143211787 gene encoding UDP-glucuronosyltransferase 2B31 isoform X4 produces MFALVKFCACLCFIHIVVGSTLTEPPQSAVVVAFEDVYDLSLLANTLSDEGIDATLIIPEQYQSDLYENLIAVELVLLTVEIDHSAYPENKAIKICEAFLKDEQIAKKISEIQPTFVVFPGLRHDGCLLPWSRVIQSIPVIWTRNRDEEVYVFEYTGAALPVQSTGFWTRLRTSLSRKSIFSVARDEYAVYALRIGGKYLPETGLNLDNLYTDVRLILWGSDVVLRSDFASLTPLIVEVGCHHCRAAYLLPEKLHELVVSFKLGIIPIFLDDGHETMIEEMARTLPQGRDGLAVVYKTKGWQSSNKPENLFIPVTADRQDLIGNARAKVVLSHCADTELLECGFHGTPVICFPRNAHESKNAARAVQLGFARSVEDIRAISGSELTNMVVQMHQIMNYRENARRVSVAIRDRINPAVDRLTHWLRYMARAKDRNLEFLTAISPARTPNEDLEFLLGSFVGCIVGICVTVGCMLAWYLFISKRAQLSKGRYAQ; encoded by the exons ATGTTCGCGCTGGTCAAATTCTGCGCGTGCCTTTGCTTCATTCACATCGTTGTCGGTTCGACCTTGACCGAACCGCCGCAATCGGCAGTGGTTGTTGCATTCGAGGATGTCTACGATTTGTCATTGCTAGCCAATACTTTATCGGATGAAGGAATCGATGCGACTCTGATCATACCGGAACAGTATCAGTCCGATCTCTACGAGAATTTGATCGCAGTGGAACTGGTGTTGTTGACGGTCGAAATAGATCACTCCGCGTATCCCGAAAACAAAGCAATCAAGATTTGCGAGGCTTTTTTGAAGGATGAGCAGATCGCCAAGAAAATATCGGAAATTCAACCCACGTTCGTCGTATTTCCTGGCCTTAG GCACGACGGTTGCTTGTTACCATGGTCGAGGGTGATTCAGTCGATACCAGTGATATGGACGCGAAACCGGGACGAAGAGGTCTACGTGTTCGAATACACCGGCGCTGCTTTGCCGGTTCAGAGTACAGGATTTTGGACGAGGTTGCGGACAAGTCTTTCACGGAAGTCAATATTCTCGGTGGCTAGGGACGAGTACGCTGTGTATGCTCTCCGGATAGGGGGAAAATACTTGCCAGAGACCGGTCTCAATTTAGACAATCTTTACACGGATGTTCGCCTCATACTCTGGGGCAGCGATGTCGTCCTGCGCTCGGATTTCGCTTCGCTCACGCCGCTGATAGTCGAA GTTGGCTGTCATCACTGTAGGGCAGCATACCTGCTTCCAGAAAAACTGCACGAATTAGTGGTGAGCTTCAAGTTGGGTATAATTCCGATTTTCTTGGATGATGGTCATGAGACGATGATTGAGGAGATGGCACGAACATTACCACAAGGCAGGGACGGCTTAGCGGTGGTTTACAAGACCAAAGGGTGGCAAAGCTCAAATAAACCAGAGAATCTTTTTATTCCTGTTACGGCTGATCGGCAAGACCTGATAG GTAACGCGCGCGCGAAAGTGGTGTTGAGTCATTGCGCCGACACCGAACTTTTAGAATGCGGCTTTCATGGGACACCGGTGATATGTTTCCCCAGGAATGCCCACGAATCGAAGAATGCTGCTCGCGCGGTACAATTAGGCTTCGCGCGTTCTGTAGAGGATATTCGCGCCATCTCTGGTTCGGAGCTGACAAACATGGTGGTGCAGATGCACCAGATCATGAATTATCGGGAGAACGCGCGGAGAGTTTCCGTGGCCATCCGCGACAGGATAAATCCTGCTGTAGACAGACTGACTCACTGGCTCCGTTATATGGCACGGGCCAAGGATAGAAACTTGGAGTtcttgacggcgatcagcccgGCAAGAACGCCTAACGAAGACCTGGAATTTTTACTCGGTTCATTCGTGGGCTGTATAGTGGGGATTTGCGTGACCGTCGGTTGCATGTTGGCATGGTATCTCTTTATATCGAAGAGGGCGCAACTGTCTAAGGGAAGGTACGCCCAGTAA
- the LOC143211787 gene encoding UDP-glucuronosyltransferase 2B31 isoform X3, with amino-acid sequence MKKADRFLCLNQEELGNIRELFNAGLSLHRIVPRRVPFLSSRSHIMFALVKFCACLCFIHIVVGSTLTEPPQSAVVVAFEDVYDLSLLANTLSDEGIDATLIIPEQYQSDLYENLIAVELVLLTVEIDHSAYPENKAIKICEAFLKDEQIAKKISEIQPTFVVFPGLRHDGCLLPWSRVIQSIPVIWTRNRDEEVYVFEYTGAALPVQSTGFWTRLRTSLSRKSIFSVARDEYAVYALRIGGKYLPETGLNLDNLYTDVRLILWGSDVVLRSDFASLTPLIVEVGCHHCRAAYLLPEKLHELVVSFKLGIIPIFLDDGHETMIEEMARTLPQGRDGLAVVYKTKGWQSSNKPENLFIPVTADRQDLIGNARAKVVLSHCADTELLECGFHGTPVICFPRNAHESKNAARAVQLGFARSVEDIRAISGSELTNMVVQMHQIMNYRENARRVSVAIRDRINPAVDRLTHWLRYMARAKDRNLEFLTAISPARTPNEDLEFLLGSFVGCIVGICVTVGCMLAWYLFISKRAQLSKGRYAQ; translated from the exons ATGAAGAAGGCAGATCGATTTTTGTGTTTAAATCAAGAAGAATTAGGAAATATACGAGAACTATTTAATGCTGGTTTATCGCTACATCGCATCGTTCCGAGACGTGTTCCTTTTTTATCCTCT CGTTCGCACATAATGTTCGCGCTGGTCAAATTCTGCGCGTGCCTTTGCTTCATTCACATCGTTGTCGGTTCGACCTTGACCGAACCGCCGCAATCGGCAGTGGTTGTTGCATTCGAGGATGTCTACGATTTGTCATTGCTAGCCAATACTTTATCGGATGAAGGAATCGATGCGACTCTGATCATACCGGAACAGTATCAGTCCGATCTCTACGAGAATTTGATCGCAGTGGAACTGGTGTTGTTGACGGTCGAAATAGATCACTCCGCGTATCCCGAAAACAAAGCAATCAAGATTTGCGAGGCTTTTTTGAAGGATGAGCAGATCGCCAAGAAAATATCGGAAATTCAACCCACGTTCGTCGTATTTCCTGGCCTTAG GCACGACGGTTGCTTGTTACCATGGTCGAGGGTGATTCAGTCGATACCAGTGATATGGACGCGAAACCGGGACGAAGAGGTCTACGTGTTCGAATACACCGGCGCTGCTTTGCCGGTTCAGAGTACAGGATTTTGGACGAGGTTGCGGACAAGTCTTTCACGGAAGTCAATATTCTCGGTGGCTAGGGACGAGTACGCTGTGTATGCTCTCCGGATAGGGGGAAAATACTTGCCAGAGACCGGTCTCAATTTAGACAATCTTTACACGGATGTTCGCCTCATACTCTGGGGCAGCGATGTCGTCCTGCGCTCGGATTTCGCTTCGCTCACGCCGCTGATAGTCGAA GTTGGCTGTCATCACTGTAGGGCAGCATACCTGCTTCCAGAAAAACTGCACGAATTAGTGGTGAGCTTCAAGTTGGGTATAATTCCGATTTTCTTGGATGATGGTCATGAGACGATGATTGAGGAGATGGCACGAACATTACCACAAGGCAGGGACGGCTTAGCGGTGGTTTACAAGACCAAAGGGTGGCAAAGCTCAAATAAACCAGAGAATCTTTTTATTCCTGTTACGGCTGATCGGCAAGACCTGATAG GTAACGCGCGCGCGAAAGTGGTGTTGAGTCATTGCGCCGACACCGAACTTTTAGAATGCGGCTTTCATGGGACACCGGTGATATGTTTCCCCAGGAATGCCCACGAATCGAAGAATGCTGCTCGCGCGGTACAATTAGGCTTCGCGCGTTCTGTAGAGGATATTCGCGCCATCTCTGGTTCGGAGCTGACAAACATGGTGGTGCAGATGCACCAGATCATGAATTATCGGGAGAACGCGCGGAGAGTTTCCGTGGCCATCCGCGACAGGATAAATCCTGCTGTAGACAGACTGACTCACTGGCTCCGTTATATGGCACGGGCCAAGGATAGAAACTTGGAGTtcttgacggcgatcagcccgGCAAGAACGCCTAACGAAGACCTGGAATTTTTACTCGGTTCATTCGTGGGCTGTATAGTGGGGATTTGCGTGACCGTCGGTTGCATGTTGGCATGGTATCTCTTTATATCGAAGAGGGCGCAACTGTCTAAGGGAAGGTACGCCCAGTAA
- the LOC143211790 gene encoding nuclear pore glycoprotein p62-like isoform X2 → MSFTFDPSKTQAAPTTTTNAPATSFTFGSMGAGDAGKSLGFSLAQTQSKPAAAPVFATGLNTMPAQGTTTGFSFGTPAAAPVAAPANTSTQQTPGLTFGTGAVASTGITPTATSTTSPKLFCGPTTIGSTPSFTLGGTTTATTAATPVSGFGAKPLTGGLTLGGSQATSSAPTTGLTFGTPNTKAAGTTFAVGTTAAGFPTTAKPGSTATGFTFGTGTTAAASTTGFSLNKTSVAPSLTTPSTQLSLGTPTTVTSSANANQPASISSFEESINKWTLELEEQEKVFVNQAAQVNAWDKLLITNGEKIVTLNEEVERVKIEQQQLEQELDYVVGQQKELQDCLEPLEKELASLSVSDPEREYAYRLAEDLDTQLKRMSEDLKEIIEHLNQANRTQDSSDPIVQIGKILNAHMNSLQWLDQQTSLLNHKIQQIDQMHQNFRQENERSFNLAYN, encoded by the exons atgaGCTTCACGTTTGATCCTTCAAAAACACAAGCAGCCCCTACAACAACAACTAATGCTCCAGCAACAA gttttacaTTTGGCTCCATGGGTGCTGGAGATGCAGGGAAATCGTTAGGATTTTCACTGGCGCAAACGCAAAGTAAACCTGCAGCTGCACCTGTATTTGCAACTGGACTAAACACTATGCCTGCTCAGGGTACTACTACTGGGTTTAGTTTTGGCACACCTGCAGCAGCACCTGTAGCAGCTCCTGCTAATACGTCAACACAGCAAACACCTGGATTAACGTTTGGTACAGGTGCGGTTGCAAGTACTGGCATTACTCCTACCGCAACTAGTACCACATCGCCTAAACTTTTCTGTGGACCAACTACAATTGGAAGTACTCCCAGCTTTACTTTAGGAGGCACTACTACGGCTACTACAGCAGCAACGCCTGTATCTGGTTTTGGAGCTAAACCTCTTACGGGCGGATTAACCTTGGGAGGTAGTCAAGCTACGTCGTCCGCTCCAACAACTGGTTTGACATTTGGTACACCAAATACAAAGGCAGCAGGCACTACTTTTGCTGTTGGTACTACGGCAGCAG GCTTCCCCACAACTGCAAAACCTGGCTCTACTGCTACAGGATTCACTTTTGGCACAGGAACAACTGCAGCAGCTAGCACAACTGGGTTTTCATTAAATAAAACGTCTGTTGCGCCAAGTCTTACAACTCCCAGCACTCAACTATCATTAGGCACACCTACTAC TGTCACTTCATCTGCAAATGCAAACCAACCAGCTTCCATAAGCTCGTTCGAAGAATCTATCAACAAGTGGACTTTAGAATTAGAAGAACAGGAGAAAGTATTTGTTAATCAAGCCGCACAAGTGAATGCTTGGGATAAATTGCTAATAACGAATGGAGAGAAAATAGTAACTCTTAACGAAGAAGTTGAACGGGTGAAAATTGAGCAACAACAATTAGAACAAGAATTGGATTATGTT GTCGGTCAACAAAAGGAATTGCAAGATTGTCTAGAACCACTAGAGAAAGAATTAGCATCACTTTCAGTTTCGGATCCAGAAAGAGAATATGCTTATCGTTTAGCGGAAGATCTGGATACGCAACTAAAAAGAATGTCGGAAGATCTGAAAGAAATTATAGAACATTTGAATCAAGCTAATCGTACTCAAGATTCTAGTGATCCAATCGTTCAGATCGGCAAAATACTGAACGCGCACATGAATAGTTTGCAGTGGTTGGACCAACAGACATCCTTGCTTAATCACAAAATACAACAGATCGACCAGATGCATCAAAACTTCAGACAAGAGAATGAACGAAGTTTTAATCTAGCATATAATTAA
- the LOC143211790 gene encoding nuclear pore glycoprotein p62-like isoform X1 produces MSFTFDPSKTQAAPTTTTNAPATSFTFGSMGAGDAGKSLGFSLAQTQSKPAAAPVFATGLNTMPAQGTTTGFSFGTPAAAPVAAPANTSTQQTPGLTFGTGAVASTGITPTATSTTSPKLFCGPTTIGSTPSFTLGGTTTATTAATPVSGFGAKPLTGGLTLGGSQATSSAPTTGLTFGTPNTKAAGTTFAVGTTAAVSTGFPTTAKPGSTATGFTFGTGTTAAASTTGFSLNKTSVAPSLTTPSTQLSLGTPTTVTSSANANQPASISSFEESINKWTLELEEQEKVFVNQAAQVNAWDKLLITNGEKIVTLNEEVERVKIEQQQLEQELDYVVGQQKELQDCLEPLEKELASLSVSDPEREYAYRLAEDLDTQLKRMSEDLKEIIEHLNQANRTQDSSDPIVQIGKILNAHMNSLQWLDQQTSLLNHKIQQIDQMHQNFRQENERSFNLAYN; encoded by the exons atgaGCTTCACGTTTGATCCTTCAAAAACACAAGCAGCCCCTACAACAACAACTAATGCTCCAGCAACAA gttttacaTTTGGCTCCATGGGTGCTGGAGATGCAGGGAAATCGTTAGGATTTTCACTGGCGCAAACGCAAAGTAAACCTGCAGCTGCACCTGTATTTGCAACTGGACTAAACACTATGCCTGCTCAGGGTACTACTACTGGGTTTAGTTTTGGCACACCTGCAGCAGCACCTGTAGCAGCTCCTGCTAATACGTCAACACAGCAAACACCTGGATTAACGTTTGGTACAGGTGCGGTTGCAAGTACTGGCATTACTCCTACCGCAACTAGTACCACATCGCCTAAACTTTTCTGTGGACCAACTACAATTGGAAGTACTCCCAGCTTTACTTTAGGAGGCACTACTACGGCTACTACAGCAGCAACGCCTGTATCTGGTTTTGGAGCTAAACCTCTTACGGGCGGATTAACCTTGGGAGGTAGTCAAGCTACGTCGTCCGCTCCAACAACTGGTTTGACATTTGGTACACCAAATACAAAGGCAGCAGGCACTACTTTTGCTGTTGGTACTACGGCAGCAG TTTCTACAGGCTTCCCCACAACTGCAAAACCTGGCTCTACTGCTACAGGATTCACTTTTGGCACAGGAACAACTGCAGCAGCTAGCACAACTGGGTTTTCATTAAATAAAACGTCTGTTGCGCCAAGTCTTACAACTCCCAGCACTCAACTATCATTAGGCACACCTACTAC TGTCACTTCATCTGCAAATGCAAACCAACCAGCTTCCATAAGCTCGTTCGAAGAATCTATCAACAAGTGGACTTTAGAATTAGAAGAACAGGAGAAAGTATTTGTTAATCAAGCCGCACAAGTGAATGCTTGGGATAAATTGCTAATAACGAATGGAGAGAAAATAGTAACTCTTAACGAAGAAGTTGAACGGGTGAAAATTGAGCAACAACAATTAGAACAAGAATTGGATTATGTT GTCGGTCAACAAAAGGAATTGCAAGATTGTCTAGAACCACTAGAGAAAGAATTAGCATCACTTTCAGTTTCGGATCCAGAAAGAGAATATGCTTATCGTTTAGCGGAAGATCTGGATACGCAACTAAAAAGAATGTCGGAAGATCTGAAAGAAATTATAGAACATTTGAATCAAGCTAATCGTACTCAAGATTCTAGTGATCCAATCGTTCAGATCGGCAAAATACTGAACGCGCACATGAATAGTTTGCAGTGGTTGGACCAACAGACATCCTTGCTTAATCACAAAATACAACAGATCGACCAGATGCATCAAAACTTCAGACAAGAGAATGAACGAAGTTTTAATCTAGCATATAATTAA
- the LOC143211799 gene encoding checkpoint protein HUS1-like has translation MKFRCRMVDVIAMRDFTNIINVLSRLTKQCTLKLTPSELCFSVGDDRVSMVWAELSQDHFFSEYVMTGVTEEQNEIYLEFDATMLARSLGSLRMTAKSVKMKLTNKRQPCLSLEIELPSLSIESRQCLHDVPVRVVPRREWQEHQAPNIPEFDVNIHISCVSYC, from the exons ATGAAATTCCGATGTAGAATGGTAGATGTGATCGCTATGAGAGACTTCACGA ATATTATTAATGTTCTTTCTCGATTAACGAAACAATGCACTTTGAAATTAACCCCGAGCGAATTGTGCTTTAGCGTCGGTGACGATCGCGTATCGATGGTTTGGGCAGAATTAAGCCAAGATCATTTCTTTTCCGAGTATGTTATGACCGGTGTCACTGAGGAACAAAACgaaatttatttagaattcGATGCAACCATGCTCGCTAGATCACTGGGTTCTTTACGAATGACTGCAAAGAGCGTAAAAATGAAACTAACAAATAAACGTCAGCCTTGCCTTTCACTGGAAATCGAACTGCCGTCGTTGAGCATAGAATCGAGACAATGTTTGCACGATGTTCCAGTGAGAGTTGTACCGCGTCGAGAATGGCAGGAACATCAAGCACCGAATATTCCAGAATTTGATGTAAATATTCATATATCATGCGTGTCCTATTGCTga
- the LOC143211722 gene encoding checkpoint protein HUS1-like produces MPQLKHVRNIVERMKNMSPRLTLSADKSGIFVLKVDTDSATVSTHFQDLQVWSCSQKDHDDKISATIDIKKFFTFLAWDVVHPDNVKCNILQDRMVNLYLHLSDHLKIHYFIPSMTT; encoded by the coding sequence ATGCCGCAACTTAAACACGTAAGGAACATCGTGGAGAGAATGAAAAACATGAGTCCACGGTTAACATTAAGCGCTGATAAATCTGGCATATTTGTTCTAAAAGTTGATACGGACAGCGCCACGGTTTCTACACATTTCCAGGATCTGCAGGTGTGGAGTTGCAGTCAAAAAGATCATGATGACAAAATATCCGCAAccattgatattaaaaaattctttacgTTCTTGGCCTGGGATGTTGTACATCCCGACAATGTGAAATGTAACATACTTCAAGATAGAATGGTGAACTTATATCTACACTTATCGGatcatttaaaaatacattaCTTTATTCCTTCGATGACTACCTGA